The following nucleotide sequence is from Candidatus Hadarchaeales archaeon.
CATCATATCTGTAAAGGAAAAGTTTTGCCCCAGTTATTGTCGCATCACTCGGAATCTGTGAAAGATCAAATTTGAGGAAAGATCTTCTGTACCATTCTGGATGCTGACCAGCGGCTGCAATATGGGATTCGCTCCCATAATTTGTGTTTGGCGTATGATTCTCTACCTTAGCATCAGCAACCGGAGAAAGCTTTACAGACCCATAAACTATTGTGGTCGCGGTACTCTGCGGGACTAGGAAAAGTTGCGGGGAAAGTGCAATTGATATTAACATTATGGACAGACAAACCGAGAGGATTTGAGACTTTTTGAACATCTCAACCTCGCTTTAAACTCAGATACCACTCATTTTAATTTTTTCGAAAGAAGTAGGTGTTTTCGCATTTTTAAGAAAATTTATTAAAAATCATGAAAATTTCAAAATCACAGCTATTATTAAGATTAAGACGATTACCGAAACCACGGCAACAACAGGCACAGTTGGAAATGGTTTCGGTTTCTCTACAATCAGCAGGCTGCTCAAACCATCGACAGAGATCGTGTGCTCGCCAGGCTCCTCGACGGATACTGTGAAATCTACTGTTGTTCTTTGTCCAGCCGCAAGCAACACTTCTCTCGTTTCAATCTGAACTCCGTCTATCTTCAGAGTTAGAGTGTAACTTCCAGAAATCGTTCCAACGTTTGCGACATCAACAGAAGCGGTCACTTGCTCACCTGGCCTGGCTCGATTTTTCGACAGCCGGAGATTTTCCACAGCAAATTCGGCTACCTCCTCCGAAACCGTTACTATTCGGGAGAATCCATCCACAGAAACCGTGTGGGTCCCAATCTGTTGTATCGAGAGAGAAAAGGTTACCGTTGCCGACTGACCTGGATTAAGCTCAACTTGTCTGTTGTCGATCTGTGTCCCGTTCAACCTCAAGATGACGTTGTAACTCCCGGCAATCGTTCCGAAGTTTACAACGCTAACCTGTACACTGAATGTTTCGCCCGGCCTGAGAGCCGATTTAGATATGCTGAGATTTTCCAGTCTGAACTGTGCCATTCCCACGATGTTCAAAATGGCGCTTAAATTATCCACGGAGATAGTGTGGGGTCCCAGCTGCAGAATGGATACTGTGAAAGAAACCGTTGTCGATTGTCCGGCTGCTAGATAGACAGTTAGGTTATCCACAACGTTGTTATCGACACGCAAAACTAACGTGTGTTGTCCATCTGCCGTGCCTACATTTTTCACAGTTACCTGAACAGTGACATTCTCGCCAGGAAGCGCGTTATCCTTAGATAGTTTCAAATTTTCTATCACAAACTGCGCAACATTCTCGGGCGGAGGTAGAGGTGGAGGCGGCGGGGGAGGAGGGATGTTTTCCGGCAAAACCGTCACCTGAACCTGAATAGGAATCTCTTGTGGGGCAATAACCGGCATGCAAAACAGAATGAGCATAAACACACTTGTTAAAATCGAGATCGCTCTTCTCATTTTTTCACCTTTTCTTTTCATCTGAAAGATATAAGTTTTTCGCCAATTTGCAAAAAAAAAGAAAAACGGCCCGGATCATCCGGGCCCTCTCGCTTATGGCTGTTGGGTTGAGAGCCAGATGTCATCCCAGAAGATGTCGGTTGATGGAACCGCAGTCGACGTTCTCTGAGCAGTTATGTAAATTCTTGCCCTTACCGCGTTCTCTGGAGCAGTAACTTGATAGGACACCTGTACCCAAGAGTCAAAAGCTGTTGCTGTGAAACCGCTGCCCGGTGTCTGTATGTAACCGCTATCGTTTTCCCAGTATGGATACCATCTCACTCTGAAGAATAATCTATAGTTCTCCGGAAGAGCTCCACCTCCAGGATTCACTATATAGTAGTATCCCACAAGGTAGTACGTCGCGCCCGGGGTGAAGTTTGTAATGTTGTCTGAAGTCACGTATGAGCCATAACTGGTTGCCAGCTGTGTCTGCTTCGCCGAGTAACTACCAGTTCTGGCGCGCTCACTAGATCTCGTCGAGTACGGTGGGGAGAACTGCCAGAAAGTGTCGTCCTCAAAGCTCGGGTTCTGAACCAAGTTCTGGGGTGATGGGGGTACTATCAGAGTTTCCACTCTTACGTAAAACGTGTTTGTGTAGTTTCCTGCGACAACATTGCTCGGTATGTCCAGCCTCCACTGTATCTGTCTCTGAACACTTTCTCCATATGAAACATTCTTCCAGACGTTCTCGTACGTCGTGCTCAAGGAGACTTCTTCTTCACCTATCGCTTTTGCCGCGCTCGCGGGTATTATATTTCCATTGGAGGTAAAGTTACCGGCCGCTTTGACTTTGATGGCGAAGTTCCGGTTTGAAGATACCGTCACAGTCATCGGACTCTGGGTTGCGTAAACGCTCTGCCCTTTGTAGCCGCTGAAGGAGAGGGTGTATGTGCTCAAAGACATCTCGAGGTAGACCTGAACCATAATCGCGTTGATATTCTCCAAATAGTTGTCTAAGCCAACGTTGTCTACTGCTCTAACATAAAGATCCCAAAATCCTGAAGCCGCGATCCTCGCAAGTTTCACCCGGAAGATTGCAGTGTATGTGTTTTCGGTCGGGTTCTCCTGAACTGACGAGTTGATGTTATCAATATAGTTCGCTCCAAGCGGACAGCTGAATCGCCAAGTTCCCGTGCTTTTCGAAGCCACCCATGTGTAGTGGTTTCTGACGTTGTCGGGTGCCGCGTTATCGAGAGAGTTTTCGTAGGCCATTAGATAAATATTTTCCAAGTTCATCTCGTTGTCGTAAACCACCACTACAATATTTGACCAGATGTTTGGAATTATCTCGACATTTTCTGGAGAAACCATGAGAACTGACGGTGGGTAGTATGGAATCTCCCAGATCTCTACTTCGACGTTAACCTGCTGCTCCTGATCCTGAGAGAGAACCGCCGGAATCATCGAAATGCTGATCAACAGTCCTAATAGAAGAGACACACTCTTCTTCATTAATTTTCCTCCAAGAGCAAATTGTGATCATTATTGTTTAAAACTTTTCGGTGCTGGACTTTTCCCCTTTTACTTATTTGATTAGGAAAAACTTGAAAATCGCGAAAATGGCGCCTCCAATGGCTATCACAACTCCCACGACCCAAAGTGGAAAACCTGAAGGAACCACTTCCACGCTCTCGCTGAGCCCGTCCACATTCACGGTGTGTGTTCCACTCTCATCGATTGACAAAGTGAAAAACACACATACAGACTCCCCCGCTGGAATCTCCAGAATTTTCTCATCTTTCTCGACGTTGTCAACAGCAAGCTTTATTGTTGTCTGCCCGGTCTCGTCACCGACATTTTTAACCCAGACATAAACCTTGAACTTTTCGCCGGGTGAAACTCTTCTCTTGGAAAGGCTCATGTTCTCGATGACGAAGACGGCCGGAGACCTCACAGTCAGCAGCAAGTTCTCCGACCACATTTTGCCGCCTCCGCTTACCGTCAGGCGCAGAGTGTACGTTCCCGCTTGGGCATTCGACCCAACCGAAACCGTCAGAGTTGATGTAAACGATGGAACTCCGGAAGACTGAGAAAAGGAAGCAGAGGAATCTTGAGGAAGACCGGTCACCGAAAGATACATCGGTAGTTTAATTCCCGAAAGATAACCAATGGTAATCGTGAACGTCACAGATTCGCCGCGAAGAACCGTCCTTGATCTCGGAGAGACCGAAAGAGATATCTGTGGCGGCTGAACATTACCGAGATAGAAAATGAATTTCCCGCTTTCCCTTCTGTTTCCCATGCGATCTACTGCAACAACAAACCATTCGTAGAAATTTTCGCCCAGTGCCGTGTTGTAAGTTGTGGCCGTCACATTTTCCACATTTTGTCCATTTATCCAGACTTCATAATGGGAGAGCCCAGAAATTTCGTCCGAGGTAGCCTGCCACTGAAGGATGGGTGACTCTGAGAGGTGCGAACCGTTCTCCGGCGAAATTAGAGAAAACTGAAGAGGTGGTGTGAAATCCGCTACAAAGGTTTTCACAAGGCCCATCACCACCTTCCCGCTGTTGTTGTCCATAGCGACTGCGCGGAATTCGTAGGTTGAATTTTCCATGATCCCCGAGACTATCGCCGAGAACCATTCACGCCAGCTCATTGTCCGTTTAGTGGTCTGGCTCCAAGAACCGCCCGCCGGTCTCCATTCCAACCAGACCACAGTTTCCTGGTTATCAAGATCTTCAAGAAAACCGGAAAGAAGAACCGAACCAGATTGAACAGCCAGAGGATTTCCTGTCGTTGAGATTATGGGAACCGCCTGTCCGTAAAAGGCGAAACTCGAAACTGATGGTGAGTGTGTTACATTTTCCGAGCGCAATGAAAACGTTACTCTCACAAATCTCGTCTGGGGAAGAGAGAGCGGAATTTTCTCAACACCTCCACTTAGAGTTATCCATCCGGTATTTTCCGCTGCCGTGGACCCGTCAAGTGAAGTCTCTACAAGAATCTTTACTTCTTCTCCCTGCGCGATCTTCGAGGATACTTCGAGAAATTCTAAAGACGACGTTTGGCCAAGATCGATCCAGTTTGAGATCCACTGACCGGATGTTTTGACTTCAGACAGCCCAGAATATAAA
It contains:
- a CDS encoding CARDB domain-containing protein, translated to MRRAISILTSVFMLILFCMPVIAPQEIPIQVQVTVLPENIPPPPPPPPLPPPENVAQFVIENLKLSKDNALPGENVTVQVTVKNVGTADGQHTLVLRVDNNVVDNLTVYLAAGQSTTVSFTVSILQLGPHTISVDNLSAILNIVGMAQFRLENLSISKSALRPGETFSVQVSVVNFGTIAGSYNVILRLNGTQIDNRQVELNPGQSATVTFSLSIQQIGTHTVSVDGFSRIVTVSEEVAEFAVENLRLSKNRARPGEQVTASVDVANVGTISGSYTLTLKIDGVQIETREVLLAAGQRTTVDFTVSVEEPGEHTISVDGLSSLLIVEKPKPFPTVPVVAVVSVIVLILIIAVILKFS